In a single window of the Agromyces sp. H17E-10 genome:
- a CDS encoding cation diffusion facilitator family transporter: MSASGGTKAIIAAFLANLGIAITKLIAWAVSGSASMLAEAVHSFADSGNQVLLIFGGRKARKVADKEHPFGYGRERYVYAFIVSIILFSVGGVFSIYEGVEKLQHPHELTNIWVPIAVLVIAILLESFSLRTAVKESNQIRGRQSWIQFVRRAKAPELPVVLLEDVAALIGLVFALFGVGLTAITHNPVFDAVGTLMIGTLLVVVAIVLGIETKSLLVGEGAGEDDVQKIEQAILAGPEAERIIHMKTLYLGPDELLVAAKLGFASDQKLLEVAAATNVIEQRIRHAVPAARVIYVEPDVYVDPNQTTPPTDAIVIKGLE; encoded by the coding sequence ATGAGTGCATCCGGCGGTACGAAAGCGATCATCGCGGCGTTCCTCGCGAACCTGGGCATCGCGATCACGAAGCTCATCGCGTGGGCGGTCTCGGGGTCGGCGTCGATGCTCGCCGAGGCCGTGCACTCGTTCGCCGACTCGGGCAACCAGGTGCTGCTCATCTTCGGCGGTCGCAAGGCGCGCAAGGTCGCCGACAAGGAGCACCCGTTCGGCTACGGCCGCGAACGCTACGTGTACGCGTTCATCGTGTCGATCATCCTGTTCTCGGTCGGTGGCGTGTTCTCGATCTACGAGGGCGTCGAGAAGCTGCAGCACCCGCACGAGCTGACCAACATCTGGGTGCCGATCGCGGTGCTCGTGATCGCGATCCTGCTCGAGTCGTTCTCGCTGCGCACCGCGGTGAAGGAGTCGAACCAGATCCGCGGTCGGCAGAGCTGGATCCAGTTCGTGCGGCGCGCGAAGGCGCCCGAGCTGCCCGTCGTGCTGCTCGAAGACGTCGCGGCCCTCATCGGCCTCGTCTTCGCCCTCTTCGGCGTCGGCCTCACCGCCATCACCCACAACCCCGTGTTCGACGCGGTCGGCACCCTCATGATCGGTACCTTGCTCGTCGTGGTCGCGATCGTGCTCGGCATCGAGACGAAGTCGCTGCTCGTCGGCGAGGGCGCCGGTGAGGACGACGTGCAGAAGATCGAGCAGGCGATCCTCGCCGGCCCCGAGGCCGAGCGCATCATCCACATGAAGACCCTCTACCTCGGGCCCGACGAACTGCTCGTCGCCGCGAAGCTCGGCTTCGCGTCCGACCAGAAGCTGCTCGAGGTGGCCGCCGCGACGAACGTCATCGAGCAGCGCATCCGGCACGCCGTGCCCGCGGCGCGCGTCATCTACGTCGAGCCCGACGTGTACGTCGACCCGAACCAGACGACGCCCCCGACCGACGCGATCGTCATCAAGGGGCTCGAGTAG
- a CDS encoding SDR family NAD(P)-dependent oxidoreductase: protein MNRYEGRRALVTGGGSGIGQATVLRMLAEGGRVAAADVSAAGLADTVAKAGDAAERLHIVTMNIADEASVQAGVADAVAWLGGLDALVNAAGILRSSHTHETTLDAFEQVVRVNLVGTFLVIRESIPALLAGDGAAVVNFSSTSAMFAHPYMAAYAASKGGVQSMTHALAAEYAKQGIRFNSVQPGSISSGMTDGSGQSKQSQGPGLPDDADMMLFMKLQPALGQGFAGPETVASVVAMLASSDGAFVTGTEVRIDGGTHF from the coding sequence ATGAACCGCTATGAAGGTCGCCGCGCACTCGTCACCGGCGGTGGATCGGGCATCGGCCAGGCCACCGTCCTGCGCATGCTCGCCGAGGGCGGCCGCGTCGCCGCAGCCGACGTCAGCGCCGCGGGCCTCGCCGACACCGTCGCCAAGGCCGGCGACGCCGCCGAACGCCTGCACATCGTGACGATGAACATCGCCGACGAGGCATCCGTGCAGGCCGGCGTCGCCGATGCCGTCGCCTGGCTGGGCGGGCTCGACGCACTCGTGAACGCCGCGGGCATCCTGCGCTCGTCGCACACCCACGAGACCACGCTCGACGCGTTCGAACAGGTCGTCCGCGTGAACCTCGTCGGCACGTTCCTCGTCATCCGCGAGTCGATCCCCGCTCTCCTCGCGGGCGACGGCGCCGCCGTCGTCAACTTCAGCTCGACCTCGGCAATGTTCGCCCACCCCTACATGGCGGCGTACGCGGCCAGCAAGGGCGGAGTGCAGTCGATGACGCACGCGCTCGCCGCCGAGTACGCGAAGCAGGGCATCCGCTTCAACTCGGTGCAGCCCGGCTCGATCTCGTCGGGCATGACCGACGGCTCGGGCCAGTCGAAGCAGAGCCAGGGCCCCGGCCTGCCCGACGACGCCGACATGATGCTCTTCATGAAGCTGCAGCCCGCGCTCGGTCAGGGCTTCGCCGGCCCCGAGACCGTCGCCTCGGTCGTCGCGATGCTCGCGAGCAGCGACGGCGCCTTCGTCACCGGCACCGAGGTGCGCATCGACGGCGGCACGCACTTCTGA
- a CDS encoding TetR family transcriptional regulator, giving the protein MERSTPVRPGPAAAPSPAPPSLTARRKAATQLEIARAAAVLFAEHGADQVTAETIAASAGVSLRTFYRYFRTKEDAVAPLLAGGADAWQQALAATTGDPIAAIPAVIEAQLTPVTELDHEGLRWTRGLLRAAVDDPALLTVWHRVNHDSEARLRAIIAELVDEDADPFEVRLTATAATDAVRVGLEAWAAGDGPDTGPGSAADLAVRAFAQLSRGITLVPS; this is encoded by the coding sequence GTGGAACGCAGCACCCCCGTCCGGCCAGGCCCGGCCGCCGCGCCGTCGCCGGCACCCCCGTCGCTCACCGCTCGCCGCAAGGCCGCGACGCAGCTCGAGATCGCCCGCGCCGCGGCCGTGCTCTTCGCCGAGCACGGCGCCGATCAGGTGACGGCCGAGACGATCGCCGCGAGCGCAGGCGTCTCGTTGCGCACCTTCTACCGCTACTTCCGCACGAAGGAGGACGCGGTCGCCCCGCTCCTCGCGGGCGGCGCCGACGCCTGGCAGCAGGCGCTCGCCGCCACGACCGGCGACCCGATCGCCGCGATCCCCGCCGTGATCGAGGCGCAGCTCACGCCCGTGACCGAGCTCGACCACGAGGGACTGCGGTGGACCCGTGGCCTGCTGCGCGCGGCCGTCGACGACCCGGCCCTGCTCACGGTGTGGCACCGCGTGAACCACGACTCCGAGGCACGGCTCCGGGCCATCATCGCCGAACTCGTCGACGAGGACGCCGACCCGTTCGAGGTGCGCCTCACGGCGACCGCCGCGACCGACGCCGTGCGCGTCGGCCTCGAGGCGTGGGCCGCCGGTGACGGCCCCGACACCGGACCGGGTTCGGCGGCCGATCTCGCGGTGCGCGCGTTCGCCCAGCTCTCGCGCGGCATCACGCTCGTGCCGAGCTGA
- a CDS encoding winged helix-turn-helix transcriptional regulator: MRREDLTDSTCGIAQSLGVVGDWQSLLIVREAAAGVTRFEGFARELGLSRRALTERLGSLVEHGVLEKVPYSARPPRHDYRLTPSGEGLLPVLLALQEWGTRFVMGDGTLSGALGDGDLARVRGLEGARVPDVSLTAHDGSTVQLVDPDRWTALFFFPGAYAPGTHGYPPRWGEVPGTAGCTLECLTYGRRHAALADAGARVLGVSTQHPEQQAAFAAHAELPYLLASDQDGLAASALRLPVFRAGGADRLKRVTLLVDTAGVVRHVQAPVVDPAQSVDDVLEVVRELSSARA; encoded by the coding sequence ATGCGCCGCGAGGACCTGACCGACAGCACGTGCGGCATCGCGCAGTCGCTCGGCGTCGTCGGCGACTGGCAGAGCCTGCTCATCGTGCGCGAGGCCGCCGCCGGGGTCACCCGGTTCGAGGGCTTCGCGCGCGAGCTCGGCCTCTCGCGCCGTGCGCTCACCGAACGGCTGGGCTCACTCGTCGAGCACGGCGTGCTCGAGAAGGTGCCGTACTCGGCGCGTCCGCCGCGCCACGACTACCGGCTCACGCCGAGCGGCGAAGGGCTGCTACCGGTGCTGCTCGCCCTGCAGGAGTGGGGCACCCGGTTCGTCATGGGCGACGGCACGCTGAGCGGTGCACTCGGCGACGGCGACCTCGCGCGGGTGCGCGGCCTCGAGGGGGCGCGTGTCCCTGATGTCTCCTTGACGGCGCACGACGGGTCGACCGTGCAGCTCGTGGACCCCGATCGGTGGACCGCGCTGTTCTTCTTCCCCGGTGCGTACGCGCCGGGTACCCACGGCTATCCGCCGCGCTGGGGCGAGGTGCCGGGCACGGCCGGCTGCACGCTCGAGTGCCTCACGTACGGCCGGCGGCATGCGGCCCTCGCGGACGCCGGGGCACGGGTGCTCGGCGTCAGCACGCAGCATCCCGAGCAGCAGGCGGCGTTCGCGGCGCATGCCGAGTTGCCGTACCTGCTCGCCTCCGACCAGGACGGTCTCGCGGCGTCGGCGCTGCGGCTGCCGGTGTTCCGCGCGGGCGGTGCCGACCGGCTGAAGCGGGTCACCCTGCTCGTCGACACCGCCGGCGTCGTGCGCCACGTGCAGGCGCCGGTGGTCGACCCGGCGCAGTCGGTCGACGACGTGCTCGAGGTGGTGCGGGAGCTCAGCTCGGCACGAGCGTGA
- a CDS encoding MFS transporter, with protein MATSARPFWIYWTASTTSGLGTAVTAVALPLTAVTVLDAGPVETGLLAASSYLAWVVLGLPAGAIVHRLPLRATQVVADLVRAAAILAVPLVWWLGDLSLALLVLVALAVNVAEVFYFTANTTFLPSVVPKHELTSRNSLVSGTQAATQLGGPSLAGLLVQAVGAVPALLVDVVSYVTSALLLRRLPERREPAPADGAARPGMRAMIAEGWRFVVRHPVMAPATWWACVVNLVCGVQAGLFAIYLVRDLDAPPAMVGVLLAADGVGSLLAATATPWLVRRFGSARVLLVDGLVGFAGAALIPLGAGAVGWLCFAIGTLVFGASVVPGSVVTRTYRQVASPPELLSRVMATVRFVSWSMIPVGAVAAGLLAAQAGSRAVLFGSAFLLLAGPVILWFSPVRRLRDLDDYDEGRRSGSSKNSSSNAADASASTPA; from the coding sequence ATGGCCACGAGCGCACGGCCGTTCTGGATCTACTGGACCGCGAGCACGACGAGCGGCCTGGGCACGGCGGTCACGGCAGTCGCACTGCCGCTCACCGCCGTGACCGTGCTCGATGCCGGTCCGGTCGAGACCGGCCTGCTCGCTGCCTCGTCATATCTCGCCTGGGTCGTGCTCGGTCTCCCCGCTGGCGCGATCGTGCACCGATTGCCGCTGCGCGCCACGCAAGTGGTCGCCGATCTCGTGAGAGCCGCGGCGATCCTCGCCGTGCCACTCGTCTGGTGGCTCGGCGACCTGTCGCTCGCGCTGCTCGTGCTCGTGGCGCTCGCGGTGAACGTGGCCGAGGTGTTCTACTTCACGGCCAACACGACGTTCCTGCCGTCCGTCGTGCCGAAGCACGAGTTGACGAGCCGCAACAGCCTCGTCTCGGGCACGCAGGCCGCGACCCAGCTCGGCGGCCCGTCGCTCGCGGGCCTGCTCGTGCAGGCCGTCGGCGCGGTACCCGCCCTGCTCGTCGACGTCGTCTCGTACGTGACGTCGGCACTGCTGCTCCGGCGCCTCCCCGAGCGGCGCGAACCCGCGCCGGCCGACGGCGCCGCTCGTCCCGGGATGCGCGCCATGATCGCCGAGGGCTGGCGGTTCGTCGTACGGCACCCCGTGATGGCCCCAGCCACCTGGTGGGCGTGCGTGGTGAACCTCGTCTGCGGTGTTCAGGCCGGCCTCTTCGCGATCTACCTGGTGCGCGACCTCGATGCGCCGCCGGCCATGGTCGGCGTGCTGCTCGCCGCCGACGGCGTCGGGTCGCTGCTCGCGGCGACGGCCACGCCGTGGCTCGTGCGACGGTTCGGGTCGGCACGGGTGCTGCTCGTCGACGGCCTGGTCGGCTTCGCCGGGGCCGCGCTCATCCCCCTCGGCGCCGGTGCCGTCGGCTGGCTGTGCTTCGCGATCGGGACGCTCGTGTTCGGCGCCTCGGTGGTGCCGGGCAGCGTCGTGACCCGCACCTACCGACAGGTGGCGAGCCCGCCCGAACTGCTCTCACGGGTCATGGCGACCGTGCGCTTCGTCTCGTGGAGCATGATCCCGGTCGGCGCCGTCGCCGCCGGTCTGCTCGCCGCGCAGGCGGGCAGCCGGGCGGTGCTGTTCGGATCGGCGTTCCTGCTGCTCGCCGGCCCGGTCATCCTGTGGTTCAGCCCGGTTCGCCGGCTGCGCGACCTCGACGACTACGACGAGGGTCGCCGCAGCGGGTCTTCGAAGAACTCGAGCAGCAACGCCGCGGATGCCTCGGCCTCGACGCCCGCGTAG
- the tadA gene encoding tRNA adenosine(34) deaminase TadA: MEQAIHREWMRLALAEAAQAPATRDVPVGAVVVDRDGRLVASSRNERELHGDPTAHAEVLALRRAAEATGDWRLEGCTLVVTLEPCIMCAGAILAARVPTVVFGAWDEKAGAAGSLYDVLRDRRLNHRVEVYAGVEAEASAALLLEFFEDPLRRPSS, from the coding sequence ATGGAGCAGGCGATCCATCGCGAGTGGATGCGGCTCGCGCTCGCCGAGGCCGCGCAGGCGCCCGCCACCCGAGACGTTCCCGTCGGCGCCGTCGTCGTCGACCGTGACGGTCGGCTCGTCGCATCCAGCCGCAATGAGCGCGAGCTGCACGGCGACCCCACCGCCCACGCCGAGGTGCTCGCGCTGCGACGAGCGGCCGAGGCGACGGGCGACTGGCGGCTCGAGGGCTGCACGCTCGTCGTGACGCTCGAGCCGTGCATCATGTGCGCGGGCGCGATCCTCGCCGCAAGGGTGCCGACGGTGGTCTTCGGCGCCTGGGACGAGAAGGCCGGCGCCGCGGGGTCGCTCTACGACGTGTTGCGCGACCGACGTCTCAACCACCGGGTCGAGGTCTACGCGGGCGTCGAGGCCGAGGCATCCGCGGCGTTGCTGCTCGAGTTCTTCGAAGACCCGCTGCGGCGACCCTCGTCGTAG
- a CDS encoding sigma-70 family RNA polymerase sigma factor — MAIDRDQLAAAFEERRPRLHAIATRLLGSGAEADDVLQEAWLKLDRVDPDEIESLDAWLTTVVSRLSLDVLRSARVTRNDPWAVDVWEDRPSSAPDPAAVAAGNERVAVALTTVLDLLGPAERLAFVLHDVFGQPFDEIAEAIGRSPEAARQLASRARRRLRGTDAPARATGPRGRAVVEAWLRAVQEGDLSALLGLLDEHAVLRADYGATSVRLEGADEIAASATTAAHLASHSVPVLLGGRPGVAAVLHGRVVSLLAFELDDHDRIVGLDVLADPARLAGLDLGAALDA, encoded by the coding sequence ATGGCCATCGACCGCGACCAGCTCGCCGCCGCATTCGAGGAGCGGCGACCCCGGCTCCACGCCATCGCGACCCGGCTGCTCGGCTCGGGCGCCGAAGCCGACGACGTGCTGCAGGAGGCCTGGTTGAAACTCGACCGCGTCGACCCCGACGAGATCGAGAGCCTCGACGCCTGGCTCACCACGGTGGTCTCGCGGCTGAGCCTCGACGTGCTGCGGTCCGCGCGCGTGACGCGCAACGACCCCTGGGCCGTCGACGTCTGGGAGGATCGGCCGTCGAGCGCCCCGGATCCCGCCGCGGTCGCCGCCGGCAACGAGCGCGTCGCCGTCGCACTCACGACCGTGCTCGACCTGCTCGGCCCGGCGGAGCGACTGGCCTTCGTGCTGCACGACGTCTTCGGCCAGCCCTTCGACGAGATCGCGGAGGCGATCGGGCGGTCGCCCGAAGCGGCGCGGCAGCTCGCCTCCCGGGCGCGCCGCCGGCTGCGCGGCACGGATGCCCCGGCCCGGGCGACGGGCCCGAGGGGGCGCGCGGTCGTCGAGGCCTGGCTGCGCGCGGTGCAGGAGGGCGACCTCTCGGCGCTCCTCGGCCTGCTCGACGAGCACGCCGTGCTGCGCGCCGACTACGGGGCGACGTCGGTGCGCCTTGAGGGTGCCGACGAGATCGCGGCCTCGGCGACGACGGCCGCGCACCTCGCGTCGCACTCGGTGCCCGTGCTCCTCGGCGGGCGCCCGGGCGTGGCCGCCGTGCTGCACGGTCGGGTCGTCTCGCTCCTGGCGTTCGAGCTCGACGACCACGACCGGATCGTCGGCCTCGACGTGCTCGCCGACCCCGCGCGGCTCGCCGGCCTCGACCTCGGCGCCGCGCTCGACGCCTGA
- a CDS encoding SDR family oxidoreductase, with the protein MNTTTILVTGGTGGLGGHVVPRLVGPGRRIRVLTRSPRPAAPGVEYVVGDTVEGVGRDGAMVGVDVVLHLAGGPKGDDVGTRNVAEAARAAGVGHVVMISVIGAESMPIGYFRRKAESERILAESGVPWTVVRAAQFHGFAYGMANGMAKLPIVPVMKDVRLEPVAVQDVAARIAELAFQPPQGRVADLAGPEVRSLESLIDELPVRHRPHLRFGLPGAVGRAYRSEANLAGAGAARGTGTWTEFLEAREAARP; encoded by the coding sequence ATGAACACCACGACCATTCTCGTGACGGGCGGCACCGGCGGCCTGGGCGGCCACGTCGTCCCGCGGCTCGTCGGCCCCGGGCGCCGCATCCGGGTGCTCACCCGGTCGCCGCGGCCGGCCGCGCCCGGGGTCGAATATGTCGTCGGCGACACCGTCGAGGGCGTCGGCCGCGACGGTGCGATGGTGGGGGTCGACGTCGTGCTGCATCTCGCGGGCGGCCCGAAGGGCGACGACGTCGGCACCCGCAACGTCGCCGAGGCGGCGCGTGCAGCGGGGGTCGGCCACGTCGTCATGATCTCGGTGATCGGCGCCGAGTCGATGCCGATCGGGTACTTCCGCCGCAAGGCCGAGTCGGAGCGCATCCTCGCCGAGTCGGGCGTGCCGTGGACCGTCGTGCGCGCCGCCCAGTTCCACGGCTTCGCGTACGGGATGGCGAACGGGATGGCGAAGCTCCCGATCGTGCCGGTCATGAAGGACGTTCGACTGGAGCCGGTAGCCGTGCAGGACGTCGCGGCGCGGATCGCCGAGCTGGCGTTCCAGCCACCCCAGGGACGCGTCGCCGACCTCGCCGGGCCCGAGGTGCGCTCGCTCGAGAGCCTCATCGACGAGCTGCCCGTGCGCCACCGCCCGCACCTGCGGTTCGGCCTGCCCGGCGCGGTCGGGCGCGCCTACCGCAGCGAGGCCAATCTCGCGGGCGCCGGCGCCGCACGCGGCACGGGAACCTGGACCGAATTCCTCGAAGCACGCGAGGCCGCCCGGCCGTAG
- the upp gene encoding uracil phosphoribosyltransferase — protein MRVHVADHPLITHKLTVLRDENTPSPVFRSLVEELMTLLAYEGTRGVRVEPVDIVTPVAPTTGVRIADPKPLIVPILRAGLGMLEGMVKLLPSAEVGFLGMARDEETLQPTTYAERLPDDLSDRQCFVLDPMLATGGSLSAAIEFLLARGATDVTAICILATPEGLAAVEQALHGREVSLVLGAIDERLNEHGFIVPGLGDAGDRLYGTV, from the coding sequence ATGCGAGTCCACGTTGCCGACCACCCGCTCATCACCCACAAACTGACGGTGCTCCGCGACGAGAACACGCCGTCGCCCGTGTTCCGCTCGCTCGTCGAAGAGCTCATGACGCTGCTCGCGTACGAGGGCACCCGCGGGGTGCGGGTCGAACCGGTCGACATCGTGACGCCGGTGGCACCGACGACGGGCGTGCGCATCGCCGACCCGAAGCCGCTCATCGTCCCGATCCTGCGCGCGGGGCTCGGCATGCTCGAGGGCATGGTGAAGCTCCTGCCGAGCGCCGAGGTCGGGTTCCTCGGCATGGCCCGCGACGAAGAGACGCTGCAGCCGACGACCTACGCCGAACGCCTGCCCGACGACCTCTCCGACCGGCAGTGCTTCGTGCTCGACCCGATGCTCGCGACGGGCGGGTCGCTCAGCGCGGCGATCGAGTTCCTGCTCGCACGCGGTGCGACCGATGTCACCGCGATCTGCATCCTCGCGACGCCCGAGGGCCTCGCCGCGGTCGAGCAGGCGCTGCACGGCCGCGAGGTGTCGCTCGTGCTCGGCGCGATCGACGAGCGGCTCAACGAGCACGGCTTCATCGTGCCCGGCCTCGGCGATGCGGGCGACCGCCTCTACGGCACGGTATAA
- a CDS encoding winged helix-turn-helix domain-containing protein: MSLALATAPAVTTAPAVRPVQARTAPSLSAAPSAAPLRSLSSAVAAEDATVAARPASAAPAAPRVRAVPEGTEARGFVLYVGIDEAKAAEDGTTLHRIVEALRALTAEVAPSSETYAAVALAPEGAGGRDVDVVRLALQDPAALAKQREGKGTRNDADRHPNGVIIDISRKRVLLDGEAAGLTYKEFELLQYLVLREGRTIDRHELIESLWNADDEAPSERTIDVHVRRLRSKLAHYQDIVRTVRGVGYRFDRHADVSIRQASTPSPDLY; the protein is encoded by the coding sequence ATGTCTCTCGCACTCGCCACCGCTCCCGCCGTCACCACCGCCCCGGCCGTCCGCCCGGTGCAGGCCCGCACGGCCCCCTCGCTCTCGGCCGCCCCGTCGGCCGCCCCGCTCCGCTCGCTGTCGTCGGCCGTCGCCGCCGAAGACGCGACGGTCGCCGCCCGGCCGGCCAGCGCCGCGCCCGCCGCTCCCCGCGTTCGCGCCGTGCCCGAGGGCACCGAGGCCCGTGGCTTCGTGCTCTACGTCGGCATCGACGAGGCCAAGGCGGCCGAAGACGGCACGACGCTGCACCGCATCGTCGAGGCCCTGCGCGCGCTGACCGCCGAGGTCGCGCCCTCCTCCGAGACGTACGCCGCCGTGGCACTCGCCCCCGAGGGCGCCGGCGGCCGCGACGTCGACGTCGTGCGCCTCGCCCTGCAGGACCCGGCCGCGCTCGCGAAGCAGCGCGAGGGCAAGGGCACCCGCAACGACGCCGACCGCCACCCGAACGGCGTCATCATCGACATCTCGCGCAAGCGGGTGCTGCTCGACGGCGAGGCCGCGGGCCTCACCTACAAGGAGTTCGAGCTGCTGCAGTACCTCGTGCTGCGCGAGGGCCGCACGATCGACCGCCACGAGCTCATCGAGAGCCTGTGGAACGCCGACGACGAGGCCCCGAGCGAGCGCACGATCGACGTGCACGTGCGCCGCCTGCGCTCGAAGCTCGCCCACTACCAGGACATCGTGCGCACCGTGCGCGGCGTCGGCTACCGCTTCGACCGCCACGCCGACGTGTCAATCCGCCAGGCCTCGACGCCCTCGCCCGACCTGTACTGA